The sequence gTGCCTgccgccgcaggcgctgaaacctctggcgccggccctgctgcAGACATGCAAGAGGCTTGCCTATAGTATTTTCCCTCACAAAACCTCTTACAACACTATCCgatgcagtgttactccagtttaagaccattggtatcaatgggcttagacttgagtaactgcataagattgcactgttagttgctgTTGCTTGGGAGAAGGACGAGAAAAGAGAGTGCTAGAGCTGCCTGTCAACTTGGCTCGAGTGTGGGTTTTTTCTTCTCCCTCTGggctttgcttttgctttttcttcccagcaggaagcatgggggggggggggttagctgAATATGCAAATGGCAGGTGTGGTCAGGGACAAGATATGTCTACCATGGGGAAACAGAGTAGAATGTACAAGTGCATTATTGTGGGTTAGTATTACAGTGTCTAGAAGTGTGTTGGCTTGAAACACTTTTATGTGGCCAAAACCTGGACAGACAAGAAGTCTGACAAATGGCAAGACAGTTCACTTATGACAGTCTTTTTCTACCACTATAGAATGATGTTGCTAGGATGGGAGTGTAGCATTTATCACAAGATGAACCTGCCCCATTGTCAATGTTGTGTGTCTGGTTAATTGTAGTGAAAAATGTAATGACACAATGTAATTTTTATGAGAATGAAAAAAAGAATAATTCATATTGATTCTTTTCCCATCATGGAAAAGATGTCCTTCATATTTGGGTACATTTTTTGAGTACCTTAGAGTCTCTTTATTTGTCTTTCACTAGAGATTGTGAAGAAAGTATTTCAGGAAAAGGGCATCCTCACGGGAGATGACAAAGCTCTTAAGCCTCACTTGACTTTCATGAAGTTGTCAAAATCCCCCAAACTTCGAAAACAGGTATGGCCACTTCATTTTCCACAAAATTTTATTTGCATATGCATATTGAGCTTTATACCTTTCTTCATACACCTCATGAAATGAATTTGGGTAGTTTTTGTTTACTGTGGTTGTTCCACACAATTGTTTTGCCTAATGTGGAGGTGGAAAGAAAAGCTAGTAAGAAGGTATGGGGAAGAAGCTGAGGAAGAACGGCAAAGGAAGTGGAatttgatggggagggggagttacaGTCAGCAGGATAGGAGGGAAGGAAAGCGGAGATATAAGCAGGCTGGAGAGTAGGAAGCAGGAGACAGTCATCAGGGAGAAGCGGCAGCAAACATGGGGCTTGGAAAATAGAAGCCCGAAAGGTGGAGGAAGCAGAGACAGTAGAGATAAGGTACAGCAAAGGGGAGGGAATGGATTTTCCAGTCCTGGCAAATCATCAGAGATGACTCTCTTTAACATTCTAATAATTAACATATACTAAATAAGATTAGGAGAATACCTCAATATAgatgagccctgacctggacagcccaggcaagctttatctcatcagatctctaaagctaagcagggtcaggttGGCcatggttactaattggatgagaagacaagggttgctatgcagaagcaggcaatggcaaaccacctcttttagtctcttgccttgaaaactccagcaagtGTCACTATAAGCACTCTGCACCATCGCTACAAAGTGTAGAGATGAACTAACTTAAGTGCAGTTTAAACACTTTCTTCCTGCCCTGTTAAAAAACAAGACAAACTGGTAAGCTGTGCAAAATATGCcactctgtttaagattggaGTCAGTCATAATTACCTCGGCCTAGTTTATATGTTATAGccctcttgagagccagtttggtgtagtggttaagagcgcaggactctaatctggagagctgggtttgattccccactcctccacttgaagccagctgggtgaccttgggctagtcacaactccctggagctctctcaacctcacccacctcacagggtgtttgttgtggggatagtaatgacatactttgtaaaccactctgagtaggcattaagttgtcctgaagggcagtatataaattgaacgttgttattattattgaaataGCCTCTGCATGATAACGCATTTTATGATCTGTTAAAAACACAGTCTTTTTTACAGAAGGGAAGCTTTCACTTAATGGAGGCAAAACGGGAGGGGGAGTTTCCACTTCCAATTCAAGGATAcaacaaagaagagaagaagtggaagaagcacaatCGTAATCACAATTTACAAGTATATTCCACAATATTACAATTGCAAGCTCCACAATCCTAATACCATAAACGTCCAGAATCACAATCAGAGTAAATCTTTCACTACAGTAGGTGAATATAATGCAAAAGGTTCAAGCCGTAATACATATAGGGCACTTCAAAGCAGTTGGCTGTGTGGAGTACCAGCCAAGAGTCCAATTAAAGACCGATCATGGTCGTATCAAGTAACAGTGTGAATGCGTATACAAAGGGCAGTGCTGCAAGCAGATAATTGGTGAAGTAAGtagatggcaacgagtatgagccggcagtctttcttcgctcgtttcagactacaatgtctttcttcaggccaccatatctggAAATAACAATGCACAATAATAATCAAGGAAAAAATTCCAATCAATTCAATTCCACCTACTGTAGTGAAAGATTTACTCTGATTGTGATTCTGGACGTTTATGGTATTAGGATTGTGGAGCTTGCAATTGTAATATTGTGGAATATACTTGTAAATTGTGATTACGattgtgcttcttccacttcttctcttctttgttgTATCCTTCACTTAATGGAGGACTTGCAGTCCTGTTGAGATGTTCTGCATTAGCTGTCCAAGTTCCTTGTTTAAGATGACACAAGCTTAaactatcaatatatctaattctcagtgtgaccagatctgtggatacttaagttcagatattggagccatgaacagacaaggcagatctttctatgaacctgaaaaatgccccaggatagtagaaaaacctgaaattaaaaaataaatggggGGGAAACCACCCCCAATTAATAGAAACAACACccatagctttaagaaataaatgccctcAGTGATAGTTGCTACGCACAGCCAGTTCCAGCCTTAGTTTCtgacagtaaaaggcagggggcaaGGGCAGGACCTTTTCAAGGGCTATtgtggcctttgagggaggacttattggggccagggccagcagcaaccaTCAGGTGACTTGTTACCACATAACTTGCATAAATcatccaggactggctgcttgttgCAGTTCAACAGCACCCGCCCCAAAAGACAGTGTAGTCTAGTGGTTAAAATTTCAGCTAATGATCTGGAGGACACAGAttggaatccctactctgctgtggaaactcacttggtgtccttgggccagtcacatactcccagcctaacctacctcacaagggtgttgtaatggagtagaggagaatgatataacatgctttgggtccccactggggagaaaggcagggtataaatgaagtaaataaataatgatgggGGAAAGATAAaaagttggtgggtgggaaggagagaagtagGGACAGTTAAAAATATGGGAGCCACCAGGAAGAAATCATGTAGGAAGGGGATTCAGTGGCAAGCGAGATGCAGGTTCCTCACCATgaaactgggcccagctcagctccAACTGCACAATTCGGCCAGAGTTTTCCCGGGGAAGGttgccagagggagggaaagggaggaaagtTGAAGACAGTGCAgctgataaaggtaggttggctggtagttgggaaagagagaaggaatcaggcaaagaggagaggctgtggaggctttcaggaaagggtAAAGAAGAAATACAGAGTGAGGGAGAAAATAAGATGCTTCCCAAGTCCTTGTGAATCACCTGCTTGTCATcactatatctaattctcaacacagTCAAatcagtggatacttaaatctggaaactggGAGCATTGACAGACAAGACGTATGtttctacaaacctaagaaaCATCCCAGGTTACCAGAAAGATCTGAAATAAAAAGAGGGGTTAACCCTCCCTCAGATAATAAAGCAGCATTTGTAGCTCTAAGAAATGAATACCCCAGTGGCTGTTGCTGGTCAACCTCAGTAGTGTTGCCAGCCTTctagtcttggtttctgtcagtaaaagttgTGGGGTGGAGGCAGAGCCCTCTCCCAGGTCCAGGCCAAGCAGCAACAACTGGGCAACTTGCAAATATGTAGGGTTGGCgagcccctgctcccagcctcccccaccACCAGTCACCTAGCCAGCGGGGGAAAAGATGTGTGAAGAGGCCTCCTAGGGTGCACTGTCAGCGTAGTACGATGACGACAGTCCCAGAAGTGACGCTATCAGGCCCCGGGAATGCTCCTGGGGTTCTCATCGGGTTGATTCAGCCCCCAAATCGGCCTGGcacgaagcccaggagcactccctcaGGGCCTATATGattacatcactcctggaagtgatatcatctcaCTGTGCCCGGAGCGTTTGTGTGCTTtgtgggtaaggggacctggcaaccctactaacccTACTAATTTGCAGTTTATGCACTTTGCCCAGATACTTTGGTGACTActagaggacagcagcagcagcctcagcaCAACTTGTGTGACTTAGCAGGGCTTGCTACTGTACAATTTTtacaacttggccagacttttcccagggacaggctgccagggggagggaagaaaagaaaactgaaagccagtatggtacagtggttggactagggtctgagagacctgggaaacccaggttcaaatccctgctctgccatggacatttgctgggtggtcttgggccagtcacactctctcagcttaatctacctcgcaaggttgttgtgaagataaatgtaggagagaattatgtaagtgCTTTTGGGCCCCCataagggagaaatgtggggtaaatgaagtaaataaatactaaagCTGAAGACTAGTGGATGGGGAAGCAGATAACAGAAAGGTTAGTAGGTGAATGGAAAGCAGGGAAACAGGAGAGGATATGAAGGCTGCCAAGAGGGAAGAAtgagaaaatagtgtggggaagagcacactggaaaaaaatgaaatgatccTTGCAAGTCTTTGTGTGTTCCCCACATATGTTacacaaaatgcattttatatgTTATATAAAATACTCAAATGCTATCATTAATTTAAATGTATGTATGTTAAATTTCAAGCACTCCCAGAATATTAATATTGAAATGTTTCTATAATTGCTGTTACCTTGTTTGATAAGAATTTCCCAACAGTGCTTAGAAAATACTCTCCCAGACTTGTCTCCTGTATAAATAATTCATCTTTTTATGTTGTGTAGCatgttgtttgttgctgttctttcGGGGTATAATAAATACACAGAAGGCATCAGaagttttaaaattatgtttattaCTTTTCAAGATTATGCAACACTAATTTAGTTGAAAAAAATTGACGACAAAGTTTATGAGTAGAAATGAAACAGCAATGTATAAAAATGCAGGAAGCCTCCTCACTTGAATAAtgctgttatttaaaaaaaaattaaatatttttgttttaataattatTATATTAACATTTTGTTACTGATTTAGTTTTATATATCCCTCATATTCTTCTCTTCGCAGAGGTTTCCCAGCTGTCTTCTGCTGTTCCTATACAATTTCCCCATTGCCTGTGTTTCCTTAGGATACAGGTCAAGCTGTACTGTTTCTGTTTCCTGCCTTAATATGCTGAAAGCATCAGGATCTTTATCAGTTTTCTCTATCAGGATGCATCAGCCATCCTTTTCCTTCTGTGCTCCCCCTTTCTTCCTAAAAGAGACATCTaagagtctaacagtgcagtcctatgtacAATTACTATGCTTAGAGTAAAAGTGCAAGACTCTTCTGTTCCTATTTGACCTAGTTCTGACTCCTGACTCCTTATGCTTTAGGAAACCTCAGGGAGAAGAAAGAGGCGACCCTATCCTATTGAACACTATTGTCTCAATGGTAGCAAGCATTCAGTTGCAATTGCCTAAGAATTCATTTTCAACAAACAACatctaaatgtttttaaacatttgaGGATGTAATGTTTAAGAAGCATATGCTGactttaaaatttaaatctaGATTTTTTACTGTGCATTTTGACAAATGCACAAATAACAGAAAATAATGTGAAGTAGTAGGTGATATGGTTCCATAGAAAACAGGCTTGTGGCATGTGCATGAAAAACACACCATGTATACAGTCTGCCAAAGGGCTGCCATGACAACAGACTGCATTTTAATTTAAAACCTTTGTAGAGTCCCATCAGCCACTTACATAAATATCTTCAAGCAATGAAAACATCAATTGGTGGAGTCAAGGGAAGTTAACAAACTGGATGATAAAAGGAAGGAAATACTCCCATAACATTAACAGAAAAAGGAACCAAGTTTTTTGTACTCTTTAAATATTTGTGCTTTAAACATACATATAATAATGAATATCAGATTTGAAAAATGTAAGTTTCCCTCTAAACTAATTTGGGATGTGATTTCCTTCTATAAATTACTTTACATTTTATAGCGGGCCTGCCTAGCTTATGATCCGTTAAGCCAAATGGAGTACACCAGCTATGGAGGGTGGCTCCTCAGGGCTAAAGTAAATTTCCTGATTTGACAACTGGCTAGGTAGTGCAATAATAGGGAGAAGCAGGATGTCAAACACCTGACAGAACACAATATACGACTGGTGGGCTGTATTCAGCTAGTGAGTCACAAGTTTCATAAGCCGGATTGGCATCTGTAGAAGAATTCACTTGAGAATGGAGCAGAGTTTATTTTGAATGTGATAACTAGCTAAAGCACAAACCTTTTTCTTTCTGTGCAGTAGTTCAGTATAAGCATTGCCTTTTTAATAGGTTAGAGAATGGAAGATGCTGATGGCAGCACTTCTTGATTCATGAACTCCTTTAAATCCAATTGAGGGTCATCAAGATTGAGGGAAAGGAATCTATCTACAAGAGATTTGCAACTTTCTAACTGTTTCTCTTTAGAAGAATGGTCAATACGTCTGATAGGTTCTCCATTGCGGAGCAGCTCTGATACTTCTACTCCTCGAGCAATCACTTGCGGAGGCATGCCTGCCAAAGCTGCAATATTGGCTGCATGGCTGACCATAGAGACACCTTCTTTGATCTGATAGAAAAACACAAGCTCATCTCCATCTTGGTGGGTGTCCATGGTCAGGTATTGCACAAGATGGGTGTCTGGCAGGAGCCTCAGCTGTATCAGGCTATGGAAGTTAGTGGCAACAAAAATGTGTGGGCACTGAGTTCCTTGTCTTATCCAGTGCCTTAGCACTGCAGCCAGAAGAGAAAGGCCATCCATTGTGTTTGTACCTTTGCCAAATTCATCAATGAGCACCAAGGATCTTTCAGTGGCATTGTTCACAGCCTTGGCTACTTGGTTAAGATCAATCATGAAAGTGGACAGTCCAAGAGATACTGACTCTCTACTGTGGATTCTTGTGTAGATTCCGTCCACTGCCCCTATCTCAGCCTCAGCAGCAGGAACATAGCTGCCAATCAGAGCCATATACGTGATAAGGCCtacttgttttaaatatatactctTTCCAGATGAATTGGGTCCTGTAAGGATCTTGATCCGGCCAGAAGTTTCACTGCTGTGCACTGAATTGGGAACAAAAGTTTTTGCACAGAGCTCCATCAGTGGATGTCTTCCATCTTTAATACGGATGATCTGGGAGTGAGAAAAGCGAGGTCTGGTATATCCATTCTCTCGAGCCATCACTGTCAAGGACAGGAGAACATCCAGGTGTGCTACATATTCAATCACATTGTTAAGAACAGTAGACTTTTCCAGTATCTTAGTCTGTAACTGGTACATGAGTAGTGTTTCCTGATCTCTTATCTCACAATGCAGGTCACCAAGAATGCTGTCTAGTTCTTTGGTCCTGGTACTTCTGTAATGCAATTTTTCCTCTGATAAGAACATGAAGTCCAGACCCTCAATCTCAAAGTCGCTCTTATCCACCATTGTGGGCAGCTGTGGAATGGAGAGCAAGAACCCTATCAAGGGAATATAAATGACACTACAGGATGGAATCCGATTATCTAGATCCTGCAGTTCTTTTCGGGCCACATCAGTGAGGAAGTCTGAGAGCCCTATTAGCTTTCGTTTCTTTTCATCAATGATGGGATCTACATGCGGTCTGACGCTGAAATGATTTTCTGAGACACTAGCTTCAAAATCCACCACTTTGCTGATTAGACTGGCAATGTAGTGCAGATCATCAGTGAAGACCTGAGAAATAGTCTGGAAAAGCTCAATGGTGCTGGGTAGG is a genomic window of Eublepharis macularius isolate TG4126 chromosome 1, MPM_Emac_v1.0, whole genome shotgun sequence containing:
- the MSH5 gene encoding mutS protein homolog 5 — translated: MSSTATLPTHCQPPPMPLSEYDDEGQTEIYMCVLWFAGELGITYYDTEDCSIYFMSGIPDNEDLKLLHKVIDEVLPQCILSSAKQDHTLAKFLNNVSATVGGKQENGKPEVVFYPNTDFGLEVSKQRILSKQFPFIPSHMTAAEKILYLSSIVPFESPLVIRAIGGLLKFLDRRRVGVELEDGDVGVPILAFKKFVLTDIVHVDQDTYCVLQIFKSEIHPSVYKHASGKKEGLSLYGVLNHCRCKWGEKLMRLWLMRPTRNVTELNKRLDVIEFFLLARNHETVLTLQECLKNIKNVPMILRRMALSNTKVSDWQALYKTVYSAICLRDTCRSLPSTIELFQTISQVFTDDLHYIASLISKVVDFEASVSENHFSVRPHVDPIIDEKKRKLIGLSDFLTDVARKELQDLDNRIPSCSVIYIPLIGFLLSIPQLPTMVDKSDFEIEGLDFMFLSEEKLHYRSTRTKELDSILGDLHCEIRDQETLLMYQLQTKILEKSTVLNNVIEYVAHLDVLLSLTVMARENGYTRPRFSHSQIIRIKDGRHPLMELCAKTFVPNSVHSSETSGRIKILTGPNSSGKSIYLKQVGLITYMALIGSYVPAAEAEIGAVDGIYTRIHSRESVSLGLSTFMIDLNQVAKAVNNATERSLVLIDEFGKGTNTMDGLSLLAAVLRHWIRQGTQCPHIFVATNFHSLIQLRLLPDTHLVQYLTMDTHQDGDELVFFYQIKEGVSMVSHAANIAALAGMPPQVIARGVEVSELLRNGEPIRRIDHSSKEKQLESCKSLVDRFLSLNLDDPQLDLKEFMNQEVLPSASSIL